From Suricata suricatta isolate VVHF042 chromosome 1, meerkat_22Aug2017_6uvM2_HiC, whole genome shotgun sequence, a single genomic window includes:
- the HGFAC gene encoding hepatocyte growth factor activator encodes MVLLLLLLLVPCGAQPQAGRNLTEPPEPNATVTPGTPMTPVTSVTPMTPATSAPEAQGPRGGGLSPTPGAAWPSSSPGSEVLTEDGQPCRFPFRYGGRMLHACTADGSAHRKWCATTHNHDRDRAWGYCVQASAHREGPAALDPCASGPCLNGGSCSSTQDPESYHCTCSVAFTGKNCGAERCFDETLYEHLEAGDRWARVSQGRVEQCECAGGQIHCADTRHTACLSSPCLNGGTCHLIVATGTTVCACPPGHAGRLCNIVPAHSCFQGEGEEYRGVASTAASGLSCLAWNSDLLYQELHVDSVGAAAQLGLGPHAYCRNPDKDQRPWCYVVKDSVLSWEYCRLAPCESLSRTNPLPTEVLLSQPVGRQTCGKRHKKRTFLRPRIIGGSSSLPGSHPWLAAIYIGNNFCAGSLIHTCWVVSAAHCFSNSPHRESVSVVLGQHFFNRTTDVTQTFGIEKYIPYPMYSVFNPSDHDLVLIRLKKKGDRCAVRSQFVQPICLPEPSSPFPPGHKCQIAGWGHQDENASGYSSSLREALVPLVADHKCGSPEVYGADLSPNMLCAGYFDCKSDACQGDSGGPLACEKNGLAYLYGIVSWGDGCGRLNKPGVYTRVANYVDWINDRMRPPKRPADPS; translated from the exons ATGGTcctgctcctgctgctcctgctggTGCCCTGCggggcccagccccaggctggcAGG AACCTTACAGAACCCCCAGAACCCAACGCCACAGTGACTCCGGGGACCCCCATGACCCCTGTAACCTCGGTGACCCCCATGACCCCGGCCACGAGTGCTCCAGAGGCACAGGGGCCCCGTGGTGGGGGGCTCAGCCCCACGCCAGGGGCAGCTTGGCCCAGCAGCAGCCCGGGGAGCGAAG TGCTCACAGAGGACGGGCAGCCCTGCAGATTCCCCTTCCGCTATGGCGGCCGCATGCTGCATGCCTGCACGGCGGACGGAAGCGCCCACAGGAAGTG GTGTGCCACCACTCACAACCATGACCGGGACAGGGCCTGGGGCTACTGCGTGCAGGCCTCAGCGCACAGGGAGGGCCCAG CTGCCCTGGATCCCTGTGCCTCTGGCCCGTGCCTCAATGGGGGCTCGTGCTCCAGCACCCAGGACCCCGAGTCCTACCACTGCACCTGCTCCGTGGCTTTCACAGGCAAGAACTGCGGTGCAG AGAGATGCTTCGACGAGACGCTCTACGAGCACCTGGAAGCTGGCGACCGCTGGGCCCGCGTGAGCCAGGGCCGGGTGGAGCAGTGCGAGTGCGCGGGGGGCCAGATCCACTGCGCGGACACCCGCCACACAG cttgcctGAGCAGCCCGTGCCTGAACGGGGGCACCTGCCACCTGATCGTGGCCACTGGGACCACCGTATGCGCCTGCCCCCCGGGCCACGCTGGGCGGCTCTGCAACATCG TGCCTGCCCACAGCTGCTTCCAGGGCGAGGGCGAGGAGTACCGAGGCGTGGCCAGCACGGCGGCCTCGGGGCTCAGCTGCCTGGCCTGGAACTCCGACCTGCTGTACCAGGAGCTGCACGTGGACTCGGTGGGCGCCGCCGCCCAGCTCGGCCTGGGCCCCCACGCCTACTGCCG AAACCCAGACAAGGACCAGAGGCCCTGGTGCTATGTGGTGAAGGACAGCGTCCTCTCCTGGGAGTACTGCCGCCTGGCCCCCTGCG AATCCCTCTCCAGAACTAACCCCCTACCCACTGAGGTCCTGCTGAGCCAGCCTGTGGGACGCCAGACCTGCGGCAAGAGGCACAAGAAAAGGACCTTCCTCCGGCCACGCATCATCGGTGGCTCATCCTCCCTGCCCGGCTCCCACCCCTGGCTGGCCGCCATCTACATTGGGAACAACTTCTGCGCCGGAAGTCTCATCCACACCTGCTGGGTGGTGTCCGCGGCCCACTGCTTCTCCAACAG CCCCCACAGGGAAAGTGTCTCAGTGGTCCTAGGCCAACACTTCTTCAACCGGACTACGGACGTCACGCAGACATTTGGCATCGAGAAGTACATCCCGTACCCCATGTACTCAGTGTTCAACCCCAGTGACCATGACCTGG TCCTGATCCGGCTGAAGAAGAAGGGGGACCGCTGTGCCGTCCGCTCCCAGTTTGTCCAGCCCATCTGCCTGCCCGAGCCCAGCAGCCCCTTCCCGCCGGGACACAAGTGCCAGATCGCCGGCTGGGGCCACCAGGACgaga ATGCGAGCGGCTACTCCAGCTCCCTGCGGGAGGCGCTGGTCCCCCTGGTCGCAGACCACAAGTGCGGCAGCCCCGAAGTGTACGGGGCCGACCTCAGCCCCAACATGCTGTGTGCTGGCTACTTCGACTGCAAGTCCGACGCCTGCCAG GGGGACTCGGGCGGGCCCCTGGCCTGCGAGAAGAACGGCCTGGCCTACCTGTACGGCATCGTCAGCTGGGGGGACGGCTGCGGGAGGCTTAACAAACCCGGCGTCTACACCCGGGTGGCCAATTACGTGGACTGGATCAACGACCGGATGCGGCCCCCTAAGCGGCCTGCGGACCCCTCCTGA